The Elaeis guineensis isolate ETL-2024a chromosome 3, EG11, whole genome shotgun sequence region TGCACATCCATATAACTGGCACTTAAACATGGCCATCGTTTAGCTGTGTTAgcatttttttggtatttttggtGTTTCAGAAAaaacaaatattattttatattatgaaGTACTGTATCTTAGCTTGTTGGTTGTGGATCCCTTTACAAACTTGCATATCTCTGCTTGCATGCCTAGTGTTGATATGGATATGACATGATGCATGCGCTGTGCTGGTCCTTGACTGGCACAAACATTATATGCAGTACTTTAGGCATTGTGTTATGTGCTTAAATGGGCTTTCGTAGAGTTAAATGACTAATAAATTATATAACACATTAAATTTACTTAAAATAACTCTTCTAGTTATAATTATAAAAACTGATTCACAATTTGTTTATTAATCACTATGGACGACTGTATAAACTGTAGGAATAAAACCAGAGAAGATGGCTGTTAGGAGGTGTCAAGGTTCAATAATATTAGAAGCAGAAGATCAATCAGAGGGAATCAGGGTACGTATCAAAAGAGTACAATACTGTACAACTAAAGTTGAAAAGGCAAAAAGTAAAAGAGATCGATAAATGAAGAGAGGAAAGGAGGACCTTCCTTCAGTGATAGGATTATCAAAATAAGGTTCGTTCAAGCTCAAAGTCATAGAATAGATAATTGCTTGCTTCAAGTGCATGATGCATGTTACATAGCAAGTTACACTTAGAGAAAACATCATTTGAGATGTATGCGCATTATAATTGTCATATTAATTTAGATACTGTATAGGATATTTTGTTATTCTAAATGTTAATTTCTAGAATTGGGAGCAGGTGTGGGAGCTGGTGCAAATGCAGGGGATCGGATATTTTAGAAACACTTAAATTCCTATGAAGTGGGTGCAGGTCCAAGATTTTGGGAAGATTTTGGAGTGGGTTTGTTAACCTAGGTAGAAGATGCCAGCTATTAAGATCTAGACCAATAATGAAAAATTTAACATTGCATACACAATTTGTTTCAAACCAGATATCTCATATTTGTTTAACTAGTTTATGCGGTCACTTGAAGCCTTTAAGAAAACAATAACAAATGGTTAAAAAGACTTAATTTTTGCCAACTTTTAACCAGATACAGCTCAAGTGGTCAAGCATCATCTTTTAAGCAGCAGCTAAAGTGATCAACTGGCTGGTGGGAAAAGCCAAGTGATGGTTGAATGTTACAAGAAAATAAGAAGGTCGAACAGAACATACAATATCCTTTAGAATGATCGCAAAAGCATCCACATGAGTGAGACTTAACTTGTATGTAATGCGAGTGACTAATTCCAGAGGATTGTTGATGATCCTCTCAACTGCTGAATAATTACAGCATACATGCATTCACAACTAAAAGTGGAATATGTTTGATGGTTGGTGGTGATTCGGTAAATGAATGTGATGCTTCTCTGCGAATGTAGTGCATGTGGTTGGTGCTAGAGGGAAGAGTATCTAACAGATGGCCATGATTTGAGAGGCAGTGGTATGGATGGGATTTCAGTCTCTAAAATGATATCTAAAGGTGGTGAAGTGCATGGGTTTCAAAGCTGAAACCCCATGATGCATGTTATATATAGTAGAGGGACAAATTTGCTCTGCACATACTTACCAGCTGCCGATGTGATTGCTTATTACAActcttaaataattttaaattctagTTTTCCAGAATTGTGATATTAGTTGATCTTTAAAAGGTGACAGGTGAAGGGGATGACAAATATCTGATTGCGACCGCAGAACAGCCATTGTGTGCTTATCATCTAAATGATCGAATCTATCCTTCTGAACTACCTATACGGTATGGTTTTTCCTTTATTTTGTTCTCTTTGGTAATTTTATTTATGAGTTCTATACTATTACCCAGAAAGAAGTACATGGTTTACTTTATGATTGGTATTGCATTTGTATGTACTTTTAGATATGCTGGATACTCAACCTGCTTCCGGAAAGAAGCTGGTTCACATGGTCGAGACACACTGGGCATTTTCAGAGTCCATCAGTTCGAAAAAGTAGAGCAATTCTGTATTACCAGTCCAAATGACAACGACTCATGGGAGATGCATGAGGAAATGATAAAAAATTCGGAGGACTTCCATAAGGAGGTGCGCTCTTGGAACTTGGAAACCTTGTCGTTGTTATTCTTGCCTGCTAggcatataaatttatttatggaatTAACGTATTGCAGCTTAACATTCCCTATCAAGTCGTGGCTATTGTTTCTGGTGCTTTAAATGATGCGGCAGCCAAGAAGTATGACTTGGAAGGATGGTTTCCTGCATCACAGACCTACAGAGAACTAGTCTCCTGTTCAAATTGCACGGATTTCCAGTCAAGGAGATTAGGAATTGGATATGGCCAGAAAAAGGCAAGCATTTCAACCTTTACTGCctttttgattttatcaaaaaatgtTGATTCTGCATTCAGAGTAAAATAAATGATCATCGGGTAGCTAACCTTGGCTTTTCATTTTGGGTTTCATCACATAGTGAAGTAATTCGAGCTTACCTGTTGTTTCCTATGCAGAATGATGAACAGGCAAAGCAGTATGTCCATATGCTGAACTCTACATTAACAGCAACAGAAAGGACCATTTGTTGTATTCTCGAGAACTATCAGCGGGAAGATGGAGTTGAAATTCCAAAAGTGTTGCAACCCTTCATGGGTGGCCACGAATTTCTCCCATTCAAGCAAAACCCTGAAGCCAAATCTAAAAAGACTAAAGCTAAGGTTTCTCTCTTCCCTACACTTCACTGAATTAAGTTAAATGGCCGATAAAATTAGGTgaactttctatttttggacatgATTGGGCAGGGTAATGCTGGCTCGTAAGACAAGGGACAGAGCAAGCACAATTCATCCAGGGGAGTGACAATCTATATTTCGACATAAGAAAATATTTTGCATTTTTTTAGCTGATATCCTCTGTTCACTATTTATGATTATTAAAGAAACCATGCTGACTGTTTGCAACGAACTTCATCGAGGGTTAAGTTTGAACTTGACAGAGGACTGAACTTTATGATTATGAAAGAATCCACGCTGTTTAgggccaccccccccccccccccgccccaacctccaaaaaaaaaaaaaaaagggaagaaagaaagaaaaaaacgaaagaaaaaagaaaccatGCTGATTATTTTGTCATCTTATTTTAATTATCTTTGTCCAATTtacctgctctctctctctcggaaGGGATCAGGCTTTTACATATCATTTAAAAGGCGAGCTACTTGGCTTATCAATGCACACTTGTAAATAAGAGAGCATGGATTGATGGATGGAACAAATTCCTGATATATATCAGTGTGGGCGCCttcattttaataatttaaaatattttataatctttaat contains the following coding sequences:
- the LOC140856453 gene encoding serine--tRNA ligase, cytoplasmic-like; amino-acid sequence: MHEEMIKNSEDFHKELNIPYQVVAIVSGALNDAAAKKYDLEGWFPASQTYRELVSCSNCTDFQSRRLGIGYGQKKNDEQAKQYVHMLNSTLTATERTICCILENYQREDGVEIPKVLQPFMGGHEFLPFKQNPEAKSKKTKAKGNAGS